The genomic region TGGATCTGGATTAGCGACTGTTTATTTGAGTGGGATTTGAAAGCTTTTAATACGGCATTTACCGTAATCATTCTCTATGATCCGATTGACAACGACCGAGCTTGCCAAAGAAACGTGACAAAAGTAAACATCCAATGGTCTAAAACTAAATAGGTCTGAATCTGTTCTCAGGGAAAGACAGTGAAGTGAAATGCCACCATTCACGGAGTACGTCTTCACCCTCAAGGAGCGAACATGACCCATTTGCATAGACTTTCTCAGATTTCCAGTCAACACAGCGCCGACTTTCAGGACACGGGCATGTACAGTCCAGTGGGCACCCCTGCTTTTCTGTCCGGCCACCAGCAGTTGGGTATGGTACGTGACGCCCTCGTAGACGATGATTACGGCAAGTTGCGGTACCTGATCGTCGACCAGAATGGCGGCGACCTGAACGGCGCAGTCTTGCTGCCCATCGGCCTCGCCCGTTTTGAAGACGACGGTGTGTACTTCGACGATCTCACCACAAGTCAACTGTCTTCTCTCCACCGCTACAGCGACGACGAAGACTACACGTTCGACGCCCAGAGCAGCGATGAGCGCGTGCTGCGCGGAGACCAGATGAGCATGGCTGCTCAGACTGCGGCGGTTGAGCCTACCCAAACGGCCACAACTGCCCAGACGTATAACTACCGTGACCAAGACACCAATGACCGGATGTTCAAGACGCCGGAGCGCCTGCAACTGTTGGAAGAACGCCTGTCGGTGAACAAAGAAAAATACATGGCGGGCAGTGTGCAGGTCAGCAAGCATGTGGAAACCCACGAAGAAAAAGTGCAGGTTCCTGTAATGCACGAGGAAGTGATCATTGAGCGCCATGCGGTGACCGACTCGCGCCCAGTCCAGGGTCAGGTGGAGATGGGCAGCAGCACCGAAACGCTCCGGGTGGATGTGGAAGCCGAGCGCGCCAACGTGAGCAAGGAAGCCTTTGTAACTGAAGAGGTCGAAATTGGCAAACGCGTCGTGACCACGCAGGAGCAGGTGACGGGCACGGTGGGCCGTGAAGTGCTGGACGTAAACCAGACAGGTGACGCCCGCATTACAGGCGACACCGACAACCAGCAGAACAAACGCTAACGGCGCTTGACTTCACGTTCAGCACTACTGATTTCTCAGCCTGCGGAGGCCCCATGACCTTACCTAAAAAAGCCCTGATTTTGACCCTGATGTTGACCCTCGCGCCGCTTCCGGCCTACGCACAAGACACCACCGACACGGCAACCACCGGGACGGATACAACTGTTCAGACGACTAACAATAATAATGATGGCTTTGATTGGAACTGGCTTGGTCTGCTCGGTCTGCTGGGCCTGGCTGGCCTGTCTGGTCGCCGTGAGGCTGTGGCTCCGGCCCGAACTGAAGTTCGTCTGGGCGGCCCCACTGATGGCCCCCGCCCCAGCTGATTAACACAACAGATCAACCCTGTTGATTCACGTTGAATCTCCAGAAGCCAGTTCCGGATGTCGGGGCTGGCTTCTTGTCTCCTGCATGGGCTGGCGGCCTAGAATTACTGTTCATGAAGTTCTTGAGTGTACCTGCCGCCTAGAGGGGAGCGTCATCTCCAACTGCGCTGTCCAGCACGGCCCAAATACCTTCTTAGCCGAAATCACAGCTTTGTTGACTCTGCTCAGCTTCCGCACAATCCGGCATTTTCTGAGTAACTTATGGCCCGCTTCACACCCGCAGCGAAGCGGGGATTTCTAGACTGGCCTCTCCCGATCTTCCAGCCCTCAGGCTCTTTCTTCGGTACTCAACAGGAGGCTTCCGATGGTCCTGCAACGCCCGTCCCGTTTTGCCACTCGTGCTCAAGGGTTGTTGCTGGTCACTGGCCTGCTGCTCGGTGGCTGTTCGCAGCAGTCCGCCCAGACCGACCCACAGCCCGGAGCCACAGACCCCTACGCAGATGGCATAGACCGCAGTTGGACAGACTCCCAACCGCCGCTTCAGGGCTTGGGCATCGTCACTGGCAGCAACGACCTGTCGGCGCTGAACTGGACTTCGGCCAGCAGCGGGTGGGGGCCAGTCGAACGTGACCGCAGCAACGGCGAAATGGCGGCGGGCGATGGGCGGGCGCTGACCCTGAACGGCAAGGTGTACGCCAAAGGCCTGGGCGTGCATTCGGTGTCCAGCATCTCCTATGCGCTGGGCGGGCAGTGTTCCACGTTTGTGACCGATGTCGGCCTGGACGATGAAATAGACAGACAAACTCAAGGTTCCGTGGTTTTCCAGGTCTTTGCGGATGGGGCCAAGCTGTTCGATTCGGGCCGAATGACGGGCAGCAGTGCCACCCAGAGCGTGAATGTAAGTGTAGCGGGTAAAAACGAATTGAAACTGGTCGTGACAGACGCCGGAGACGGCAAATCGTATGACCATGCCGACTGGGCAGGAGCGCGCCTAACGTGCAGTGTGCCTGCCGCCGGCCCGCCACCTGCCGCCAGTGTGAATGTAACCGTCAGCGTGCCCGCTAGCCTCCGCGCCGCGCCGTTCGATGTGGCCCGCACACTAAAAGTGCCGCCGAATTTCAAGATTTCGGTGTATACCCGGATTGATAAGGCCCGGTTTTTGCTGCCGCTGCCCAACGGTGACTTGTTGGTGTCTCAGCCCAGCACCGGCAAAGTGCTGCTGGTGCGCCCAGACGCAGGCGGTGTAGGCGTGGTCAGCGAGTTCGCCAGTGGCCTCTCATCCCCACACGACCTCGTGCTGGACGTGCAGGGCGGCGTAAGTTACCTGTATCTGGCCGAGAGCAGCAAGATCTCACGTTCAGTCTATGTAGCGGGCGACACGTCCCGGCGCAGTGCCAGCGTGATTGTCAATAGCTTGCCCGACAACAGCACGCCAGAACTTCAGGGCGCTTATTCGCACGCCCTCAAAAACATCGCTATAGACAGCAGTCACAGGCTGTATGTCTCGGTTGCCTCGGCCACCAATGCGAGCCCCAGCGATGTGACCGCCGCCTTCAAACGCGCCGCGATTTATGTGTACAACGCCGATGGCAGCGGGGGCCGCCTGTTTGCACAGGGCATCCGCAATGCCGAGGGACTGGCGGTGGTTCCGGGCACCAATACGCTGTGGGTGGCCGTCAACAACCGCGACAATATCGCGTACCCGTTCCACAACGACTGGCAAAACGATGGCACCGGCGACGATTACGGCAAGGTCATTCAGTCGTATGTGGACAACCATCCACCCGAAGAATTTACCAGCGTCCGCGACGGCGGCAACTACGGCTGGCCCTACTGCAACCCGAACCCCGATGCGGGCCTAGACCTGATGCCCTATGACCGCGACGTGCAAAACAACGCCGATGGCAGCAAGCTAAATTGCGGCGCGATCGACCGCATCAGCAAGGGCATTCAGGCGCACTCTGCCCCGCTGGGCCTGACGTTCCTGCAGGGTTCCAAGGTACCCGCCGCCTACCGCAACGGCGCGGTGATCGGGCTGCACGGCTGTTGGAATTGCTCGGCGTTCGTGGGCCATAAAGTCGTGTATTTCCCGTGGACAGCGCAGGGCACGGCGGGCACAGAGCAAGATCTGGTCACGGGCTGGGTCACCAACGCCGCCAGCAAAGTCCGCTGGGGCCGCCCGGTAGATGCCATGCCAGACGCAGCGGGCAATATCCTGATCTCCGATGACTACGCCAATGCCATTTACAAATTGAGTCCGGCACCCTGAGGTAGGAGGTCAAAACCACTCGAAAAAGTTCGGCCCTCATTTGGCGCTGAGCTGTGAGCCATGAATGATATGGACTCCGAACCGAATCCCGGAGTGTTGGGATTCGGTTCGGAGTCCGTACTTCGTTTTATCGTGACATCGGGGTTAGCCCTCAGTGCTTGTTTTTGCGGGGCAGCACATGCATAACGGCCACGATGATACCCCCAACGACCACGCCCACCACTGCAGAACCGAGGGTGTCGACCAGCCATTCCACCACAGCTTTGGCCGCAGGCACCGCCGCGCCCGCCCCTACCGCCAGGTCATGCAGGAAGTGGGCCGGCCCGCCCACACCGAACTTGTCGAGGCCGTCTATGATGATGTGCCCGCCCACCCACAGCATGGCCGCCGTGCCGATGACCGACAACGCCGCCATCACGACGGGCATGCCTTTGACCAGGCCGCGCCCGATGCTGCGAGCCACACCCGAACCGCTTCCAGCAAGTTTCAAGCCAAAATCGTCGGTTTTGACGATCAATCCGACCAGGCCGTACACCAACGCGGTAATCGCTAGGGCCACCAAGATCAAAATGATGGCGCGGGAAAAGAATGGTTGGTCAGCGACGTCGGCCAACGAAATCGCCATGATTTCTGCCGACAAAATAAAATCGGTGCGAATGGCTCCGGCCACCATCGTCTGCTCGTGCGCCGTGCTGGTCAGCTTGGCCGCCGATGCATCTGGCGCTTCCTTATGCCCCGATACCGCCTCGTACAGCTTTTCTGCACCCTCGTAGCACAGGTAAGCCCCGCCCAGCATCAGCAGGGGCGTTATGGCCCAGGGCAAAAACTGACTGAGCAGCAAGGCGGCAGGCAAAATAAATACGATCTTGTTGCGGAGTGACCCCTTGGCGATGCGCCAAATAATTGGCAGTTCCCGGTCTGGGCTAAACCCGGTGACATAGCGTGGCGTGACCGCCGTATCGTCGACCACGATGCCGATAGCCTTGGTGCCCGCCTTGCCTGCCGCCGCCGCGATGTCGTCCAGCGACGCGGCGGCGAGCTTGGCAATGGCCGCCACATCGTCGAGCAGAGCCACCAAACCGCCGCTCATTGCCCTGCGTCCAAGTCAGGTTGGGTACGGGCGGTGGTATAGCAATGGCTGGCAGCTAGAGGGGAAGAGAGTCGCGGCGAGATCATCAGACCCACAGCCTATCAATCTGCGGTGCGCAGGGCTGAATATGTCTGGTAGACCTTAAGAGGACTGGACAGGCCGTTGCTGGCATAAACTACGGCTCAGAGATCAAAAATCCCCTCTTCTTCGCTGCTGTTTCGGCCCGCGACTCTGATTTGCCCCAATCCGTACAGACTATGTTAGTGAGCCTGCTTACTTTGATGAACACTCCCCAGTGTCGATGACAAGTGTTGACAGCAGGTGTTGATGTCGTTGGGTGGATGCAGTTTTCCTTTTCTCTCTGCTCTTAGAGGCCAACTATGAGGTCGACTATGTTGAGAACAGTATTCTCCCGGCTATCAACAATGACTTTGCTCCTGACGTGTACTGCACAGGATCAGGCCACAGTTACGCAGACCGCAGCAGCGCAGACCCCAGTGGCCGTACAGACCGATCAGGGCGCAGTGACCGGACGGCAGGGCACCGCTAACAGCTTTTTGGGCATTCCCTACGCCGCCAGTGAACAATCTGCGCTGGCAACCGCCGCGGGCCGCGCCGACCTGGACGGTTCCGCGTGACGCCAGCCAGCCGGGGTCGGTGTGTCCTCAGATTGCCCTCGGCCTGTTTGCGGTGGCCGGAGTGACGCCCGGAGAGGTGCAGGGCAACGAAGACGGCCTGTTTTTGAATGTGTAGACGCCCAAATCGGCCACCGCCGACAGCCGCCTGCCCGTGATGGTGTGGCTGCACGGAGGCAGCTTTACGTTGGGGTCGGGCAGTGCCTACGACGGCAGTGTGCTGGCCGAGTAATACGGCGTGGTGGTCGTGACCCTGAATTACCGTTTGGGGGCACTGGGCTTCTTGTCGCTGCCCGCGCTGAACGCCGAAGCTGCCGACCAGACTTCTGTCGGGCCGCTTCTGCCACGCCCAACGCTCCCCGCAAGACGCTCAGAACCATGGCTTCTTTGATGTTGGTCGTCCAGGTTTTCCGTGGTTTCCCCATGGTGCTCTCCAGTGTGCTCGTCCCTCGCTTCAACAGGGTCAAGTTCTAGAAGTTATTGCTGGAGCATTACCCGGTGCTCCTTTCCCCGACCAAGAATACGCCCGGCTGTTGGCGCTGGCTCAGTACGAAATGCTCGATACTTATCCGGAAGAAGCGTTTAACCGGATCACCCGGCTGGCGGCCCACCTGCTCAAAACCCCCGTTGCTATGGTCAATTTTGTAGATCAGTACCGTTTGTGGGGCAAGGCGGCGGTGGGCGCGAGTCCGGTGAGTATGCCGCGTACCGATGCGCTGTGTGCATGGACGATTCTGCAAGACACGCCAATGGTCATCGAGAACGCTCACCTTGATCCCCGCTTTTCCCACAACCCGTTGGTTACGGGCGACCCGCACATTCACCGCACATTCATATGTATGCAGGCGCGCCCCTGACCAGTCCCAGTGGATACCGCATCGGCACGCTGTGTGTGCTGGACGATCAACCTCACCCCTTGACGCCCGCCGACGTGGCGGCCCTTCAGGATTTGGCGGCGCTGGTCGTAGATGAACTGGAACTCAGAATCAAGAATCTGCACCTGAGCCGCGAATTGGGCGCACAGGAGAAAGTGGGCCAGGAGCTGCGCCGGATTCTGGAACATGGCCGGGTGTTGGAAGGCGTGAGCAGCCTGATGGACCTTGACCTCGGCCCAGAAGAAATTACGTTGGCGGCGGGGTTACTGGGCGAAGCGCTGGGAACCGACTACACCGGCCTGGTCTGGTTTCAGGGAGACTGCATCAGAATGGAGGTTGCCTATACCCACCCCCGTTTGCCCGCTGCGGCGCAGGCCGTGCCTGAACAATTGTTTGGCTGGCCCAGCAGCATCATTTCGGCCCTGAAGAACGCCACGGCGCCGCTGTACCTGGAAGGTTACGCGGCCCATCCCAATGCCGTAGAACAAGTCGTTGTTGCGGGCATTGGGCAAATTGCGTGGCTGCCGCTGGGTACGCGCGGCACCGTCACCTCTTTGTTGATGACGGTGCGCCTGAAAGACAATGCCGTGACCCACTGGCGCAGCAGTGACCGGGCGCTGTTGGAAGCGGCGGGCAGAAGCGTTAGGAGTGCGCTGGATCGGCGTTTGGTGATGGACGCGGCCCTCCAGGAAGCCCGCCAAGACCCCTGACCGGGGCGCTGAACCGCCGGGCCTTGGAGCAAGACAGGAGTGATCGCCGGGCCAACAATCAGGCCTTTACCCTGGCGGTGCTGGATCTGGACGGCCTGAAGACAGTGAACGACGCTGAGGGCCACGCCCAGGGCGACAAAGTGTTGAAAGTATTTGCTGGAACACTGGCCGTAGACCTGGGCAACGCCGCCGATCTGTACCGGGTTGGCGGCGACGAATTCATCTTGCTCTCGGCCAGAACCGAGGAAGACGAGTTGCACGAACAAGTGGATGTGGCGGTGTTGGCGGCGCGGCAGGTGTCCACGCTCAGGGGCGTCAGCGTGGGGATCGCGCAGAGCAGCGAGGCGTCCGGGTTGGCCCTGATCGAACTGGCTGACCAACGGATGTACGCAGTGAAGCAGCGCCGTCAGGCCGTCCGGGCCAGCTTGGCGAGCGACTAGGCCAAGTGAAGAGGGCGAGTGGTCAGAGCTGAGGTGAGAGGACAAGCACTGCCTCTCAGCCTCACCACCCCGGAACCCTTGTTCTGTGCATTTGACGTTCCATACGGTCGATGTTGGTCGCCGCGACTTGCGGGTCATTCCATTCAGCTCCCTTCTAGCTCTGGCCCGCCTGTTAGGAGTACGCTCAGCCCATGAGCGATTCCCACCGTCCCGTCACCCCCGCCGATCCAGACCCAAATTCTGCCGAACGTGCCTACGGTGATTTCTCGCGGGCGCTGAGTTACGTGGAATACCTGCAAATAGACACGTTGCTGTCGGCCCATCAGCCCGTGACCCAGGCGCACGACGAGCATCTGTTCGTGTCGGTGCATCATGTGTCGGAGGTCTGGATGTCACTGGTGGTGCGCGAACTGACAGCGGCCATGACCCTGCTGGCGGCTGGCGTGACCGATACGCCGCTGAAAATGCTCTCCAGGGTCGTTAGGGCGCAGCAGCAGATGACCAATGCGTGGGACGTGTTGAAGACCATGACGCCTGCCGATTACCTGCAATTCCGTGACGCGTTCGGGCGGGCGTCCGGGTTCCAGTCGGCGCAGTACCGCATGGTCGAGGTGCTGCTGGGCAACCGCGACCCGGCCCTGCTGCGGCCCCACGCCCACCGCGCCGACCTCCTCGATCCTCTTCAAGCGGCCCTGAAAGCGCCGAGCGTGTACGACCTGACCTTGCAACTGCTGGCGGCGCGGGGGTTGCCAGTGCCCGCCGAAGTGTTGCAGCGCGACTTCTCCCAGAAGCCTGTAGAAGACCCCCAGGTGCTGGAGGCGTGGCTGACGGTGTACCGCAACCCAGAGCGATACTGGGATCTATACGAACTGGCCGAAAAACTGCTTGATGTGGAAGACAATTTCCGGGCGTGGCGTTTCAATCACCTGACGACTGTGGAGCGCACCATTGGCTTTAAAACGGGCAGCGGCGGTACGAGCGGCGTGGGCTACCTCCGTAAAGCGCTAGAGATCGTGCTGTTTCCAGAATTGTGGCAGGTACGAACCAGCCTCTAACATAGAGTCGGTACAGGCCAGAGTTGGGTCAGACCTGAACGCTATCCAGGATCTGGCGGCGCGTGAGGGTGCAAAGCGAGCTGGTTCAGACGTGACATTTATCTCACACCACTAAAAAAGTACAGCGGTCATCAGGGCTTTCTTCTGCACTCCGGAGGCATGTCGGCTCAGCATCATCCTCCTGGCACATCTTTTGCGGATCAGAGAGACCAGAACACGGAGAGGGAAGCCCCGTATTCTTCGCCGGGCCAACCGCTCTCCACGTTTATTCTGCGGCCTTTTTGGTTGCCCCTGTTGCTGCTGCTGTGTGTGGGCATTTCGGTGCTGTTTGCCGTAGACCGCAATGCCCGCAGCGCCAAGCTGGTCAGTGAAGCGCAGGCGCGGGTGACTCTTATCACAGCCCTTCTGCGCGATACCGCCGACCCAGAACGGGGGCAGCGCGGCTACGTGATTACAGGTCTTGCGGCCTTTTTACAGCCGTACACGACCACCAAAAAAATCTTGCCCGGCCATATCGCGGCTCTGCGGGAAGCGAGTGTGACCAGTGAACAGCAGGTGGCCCTGAATAGGGTGGCCCTCTTGATAGAAGCGTGGGATCGTCAGGCGGCCATTCCCGAAATTACGGCCCGCCGAGAATCTCTAGACGCCGCCGTGCGGTTGGTCAGCGACGGCAGCGGCAAACGCACGCTCGATGAGGCGCGGCAAACGCTGAATACCATGCAGGAAAGAGAAAATGCTCATCTGAGGGCGGCGCTTCTCTCCAGTACCGACACCCTCCGCAATGTGCGGGCCGTGACTTTGCTGGGCCTGCTGCTGAGTATTTTGCTGCTGATCCTGACTGCCGTGCGGGCGGCCAGAACGGTTGCGGGCAACGTGCAGGACGTGACGGCGCGGGCGCGGCAGATGGCAGCGGGCAATTACGATGACCGCCTTCCGCTCACGCCCCTGCTGGAATTGCGCGAATTGGGGGAACAATTTCAGATCATGGCGGGCGCAGTGAAGGAGCGCGAGCAGGCGCTCAGAACCACCAATACGGCGCTCGAACGCAGCAACCGCGAGCTAGAACACTTTGCCTACGTGGCCAGCCACGATCTGCAAGAATCCCTCAGAACCATCGGCAGTTACACCGAACTGCTTTCTAAACGCTATTCGGGCAAACTCGATGACCGCGCTGACCAGTACATCGCCTTTACCATTTCGGCCACGCAGCGCCTGAAATACCTGATTCAGGACTTGCTGGCCTACTCACGGGTGCGACAAGTCGGGCGCAATTTCTCTGCGGTGAATACAGCCGAGTTGGTGGCAAAAGTGCTTGACGACCTACAGCTGCAAGTTCAGGGCGCAGAGATTCAAATTGAACCTCTGCCCTCTGTGTGGGGAACCCGGAATTGTTGCGGCACATTTTTTTGAATCTCATCGGCAACGCTCTCAAATTCCGTGCCGAGGGGCGGGCACCACTGCTCAGAGTGTGGGCAACAGATGAAGGCCACCACTGGAGGATTCACGTTCAGGACAATGGGATCGGCATCGAGCCTCAGTACCATGACCGGATTTTCGGCGTGTTTCAGCGGTTGCACGGCCCCGGCGAATACGAGGGCAGTGGCCTTGGCCTTGCCGTCACGCGTACTGCTGTAGAGCAGCACGGCGGCACGCTTGACCTGACCAGCATGCTTGGCCGGGGCAGCACCTTCTCGTTTACTGTTCCCCCCGCTCCCGCCAGTCCAGGAGCCGCTGATCTGTCGCCTGCTGTAGGGGGTGACGGCCCGCCAGAAGCAAGCTCTGCCCCTCCCTCTCCGCCTTAAATTCCGTTTCCCAGTCGGCTAGAATTTAAGCATTGTCACTGGTTTGTCCGGCCATACCCGCTATAACTGCCCCAGCGAAGGGCGTTTACCCGCTGTCCGTTCACTGACTGCTCAGGAGTTTGCATGAAGCCTATTGAGATTTTGCTGGTCGAAGACAATCCCGCCGATGTCATGCTGACGGAGGAAGCCTTTTCGGAGGCCGATTTTCTCCATCATTTGCATGTAGCCAAAGATGGTGTAGAAGCCCTACGTTTTTTGCGGCGAGAAGACCCGTACGCCGAAAAACCCACCCCAGACGTGATTTTGCTTGATCTGAATATGCCGCGTATGAGCGGCCTGGAAGTGCTGGACATTCTGAAACTCGATCAGTACTTCCGCAATATTCCGGTGATCGTGCTGACCACCTCCAGAGCCGAAAGCGACATTTGGCGCAGCTACAACCTGCACGCCAACGCCTATATTCCCAAGCCTGTGACCATCAGTGAATTTGTGGAAGTCATCAAGTCATTCGAAACGTTCTGGTTTTCAATCGTGGCTCTGTCTCCCAAAA from Deinococcus sp. QL22 harbors:
- a CDS encoding DUF2382 domain-containing protein; this translates as MTHLHRLSQISSQHSADFQDTGMYSPVGTPAFLSGHQQLGMVRDALVDDDYGKLRYLIVDQNGGDLNGAVLLPIGLARFEDDGVYFDDLTTSQLSSLHRYSDDEDYTFDAQSSDERVLRGDQMSMAAQTAAVEPTQTATTAQTYNYRDQDTNDRMFKTPERLQLLEERLSVNKEKYMAGSVQVSKHVETHEEKVQVPVMHEEVIIERHAVTDSRPVQGQVEMGSSTETLRVDVEAERANVSKEAFVTEEVEIGKRVVTTQEQVTGTVGREVLDVNQTGDARITGDTDNQQNKR
- a CDS encoding WGxxGxxG family protein, which codes for MTLPKKALILTLMLTLAPLPAYAQDTTDTATTGTDTTVQTTNNNNDGFDWNWLGLLGLLGLAGLSGRREAVAPARTEVRLGGPTDGPRPS
- a CDS encoding NPCBM/NEW2 domain-containing protein, producing the protein MVLQRPSRFATRAQGLLLVTGLLLGGCSQQSAQTDPQPGATDPYADGIDRSWTDSQPPLQGLGIVTGSNDLSALNWTSASSGWGPVERDRSNGEMAAGDGRALTLNGKVYAKGLGVHSVSSISYALGGQCSTFVTDVGLDDEIDRQTQGSVVFQVFADGAKLFDSGRMTGSSATQSVNVSVAGKNELKLVVTDAGDGKSYDHADWAGARLTCSVPAAGPPPAASVNVTVSVPASLRAAPFDVARTLKVPPNFKISVYTRIDKARFLLPLPNGDLLVSQPSTGKVLLVRPDAGGVGVVSEFASGLSSPHDLVLDVQGGVSYLYLAESSKISRSVYVAGDTSRRSASVIVNSLPDNSTPELQGAYSHALKNIAIDSSHRLYVSVASATNASPSDVTAAFKRAAIYVYNADGSGGRLFAQGIRNAEGLAVVPGTNTLWVAVNNRDNIAYPFHNDWQNDGTGDDYGKVIQSYVDNHPPEEFTSVRDGGNYGWPYCNPNPDAGLDLMPYDRDVQNNADGSKLNCGAIDRISKGIQAHSAPLGLTFLQGSKVPAAYRNGAVIGLHGCWNCSAFVGHKVVYFPWTAQGTAGTEQDLVTGWVTNAASKVRWGRPVDAMPDAAGNILISDDYANAIYKLSPAP
- a CDS encoding DUF808 domain-containing protein, which encodes MSGGLVALLDDVAAIAKLAAASLDDIAAAAGKAGTKAIGIVVDDTAVTPRYVTGFSPDRELPIIWRIAKGSLRNKIVFILPAALLLSQFLPWAITPLLMLGGAYLCYEGAEKLYEAVSGHKEAPDASAAKLTSTAHEQTMVAGAIRTDFILSAEIMAISLADVADQPFFSRAIILILVALAITALVYGLVGLIVKTDDFGLKLAGSGSGVARSIGRGLVKGMPVVMAALSVIGTAAMLWVGGHIIIDGLDKFGVGGPAHFLHDLAVGAGAAVPAAKAVVEWLVDTLGSAVVGVVVGGIIVAVMHVLPRKNKH
- a CDS encoding GAF domain-containing protein → MALAQYEMLDTYPEEAFNRITRLAAHLLKTPVAMVNFVDQYRLWGKAAVGASPVSMPRTDALCAWTILQDTPMVIENAHLDPRFSHNPLVTGDPHIHRTFICMQARP
- a CDS encoding GGDEF domain-containing protein, which gives rise to MEQDRSDRRANNQAFTLAVLDLDGLKTVNDAEGHAQGDKVLKVFAGTLAVDLGNAADLYRVGGDEFILLSARTEEDELHEQVDVAVLAARQVSTLRGVSVGIAQSSEASGLALIELADQRMYAVKQRRQAVRASLASD
- a CDS encoding tryptophan 2,3-dioxygenase, which translates into the protein MSDSHRPVTPADPDPNSAERAYGDFSRALSYVEYLQIDTLLSAHQPVTQAHDEHLFVSVHHVSEVWMSLVVRELTAAMTLLAAGVTDTPLKMLSRVVRAQQQMTNAWDVLKTMTPADYLQFRDAFGRASGFQSAQYRMVEVLLGNRDPALLRPHAHRADLLDPLQAALKAPSVYDLTLQLLAARGLPVPAEVLQRDFSQKPVEDPQVLEAWLTVYRNPERYWDLYELAEKLLDVEDNFRAWRFNHLTTVERTIGFKTGSGGTSGVGYLRKALEIVLFPELWQVRTSL
- a CDS encoding CHASE3 domain-containing protein, with the translated sequence MSAQHHPPGTSFADQRDQNTEREAPYSSPGQPLSTFILRPFWLPLLLLLCVGISVLFAVDRNARSAKLVSEAQARVTLITALLRDTADPERGQRGYVITGLAAFLQPYTTTKKILPGHIAALREASVTSEQQVALNRVALLIEAWDRQAAIPEITARRESLDAAVRLVSDGSGKRTLDEARQTLNTMQERENAHLRAALLSSTDTLRNVRAVTLLGLLLSILLLILTAVRAARTVAGNVQDVTARARQMAAGNYDDRLPLTPLLELRELGEQFQIMAGAVKEREQALRTTNTALERSNRELEHFAYVASHDLQESLRTIGSYTELLSKRYSGKLDDRADQYIAFTISATQRLKYLIQDLLAYSRVRQVGRNFSAVNTAELVAKVLDDLQLQVQGAEIQIEPLPSVWGTRNCCGTFF
- a CDS encoding ATP-binding protein, which gives rise to MGNPELLRHIFLNLIGNALKFRAEGRAPLLRVWATDEGHHWRIHVQDNGIGIEPQYHDRIFGVFQRLHGPGEYEGSGLGLAVTRTAVEQHGGTLDLTSMLGRGSTFSFTVPPAPASPGAADLSPAVGGDGPPEASSAPPSPP
- a CDS encoding response regulator; the encoded protein is MKPIEILLVEDNPADVMLTEEAFSEADFLHHLHVAKDGVEALRFLRREDPYAEKPTPDVILLDLNMPRMSGLEVLDILKLDQYFRNIPVIVLTTSRAESDIWRSYNLHANAYIPKPVTISEFVEVIKSFETFWFSIVALSPKIKP